Below is a genomic region from Rosa chinensis cultivar Old Blush chromosome 5, RchiOBHm-V2, whole genome shotgun sequence.
CACAACAATTTCGGTGTTAGTTAGCTTAGCTTAGCtgcttttcttatttctttgaaacacacctacaaagacactaaactaatgtaaatgaaccataaataaggagaactaaacatatataccaagagaaagaggcatagaaatataagaattaagaaaatatgagcacatcaacatacatatatatatataatatataatagtttacgggcttttacgggtcGGGCCTATTGGGCTTTTGGTGGGCCAGGTCGGGCTTTTGCAGGCTTTttgaagggccgggccgggcttttggccCTCCAGGTCGGCAaacctccatcggcccacttgatccgctggctttttgatgaggcctaagaaTTGGGCCCATCAACCTCAGGCCCACTACCCCCTTGCCCGGTCAAAACCACCCCTGTAGTCAACTCTAGTTTAAACCTAGAGTTTCCCGTCGAAAAACTCGGGGTCTCCTTCCCTGGAACTGCCGCTGTGTCGACCTGCATCTCCAGCGCCGATCCCAACTGGACTGACCCAGACTGCACCAACTCGGGTTGCACCACCATCTCCCCAAGTGATTCCAACTCCCCTGCCGCCGCCACCGAGCCCAGAGAACCATCCACTGGTAACGGATTCGAATGAGGTAACGCTGGAGAAACCAATCCTTATCACAGACTCCGCCTCCATGACCAAACAACCCGCAATCCGGCCAAATCCCATGGCATTTTTCATACAGAAATTCCAGCAACACCGAGTCCTCCAGCAAGAAGCTATACACACGTTGGGCCCAAATTCTCAAGCGCACGTCGTGGATCACACGGATTCTTTGGACCTGGTCCTTACACTGAACAGCTGCTTGGTCTACCCGAACAAAGATACCTAGAGCATTCCCAAGTAGAGTTAGGGCTCGCTCGTTTCGCATAGCAAACCGTAAACCCTTCACAGCCACCCAGATTTCCAGAGCATGCAAAGGCATCGCCGCCAATGAGCCAATTCCTTTGTATGCCGCCAGCACCAGCATCGAACTGCTATAAAACCACGAACCACCATTAAAGACGCGGTTCATCTCCTCCTGGTCCTTGAACTGGAAGACGAAGACTCTAGCTTCCTCCTCACGGATCAACACCCTTTCCTTGAGCCCCATATTCCAGAGATTGCCGCCGAGAACAAAGGGATCTTAACATGTTTCTTTGGAGCCAGTATCCGGCCGCACAGATAAAAGAAGGGATCTTGAATTGCTTCGCTGCCCCTGACCAGGTTCACGACCTCCTCCACTCCGTCCAACAGCAACAGTCTGGACGACGCTGCCATCACATTGCCAATCTCGGTCAGTTTCTCAGCTAgaggaaaccctagcagagagagaAAAAGCCAATGAGTTGCTTTACAATTATACTTTACTTGGAGTTCTCTTTTTTCTGAATCCTGAAGAAATTGAGGTCCATAAAGATGACAAATTTGAAATACAGTCAAATTCTTCCCCTTCACACTCCCATTCTTgcgtgaataaaatttctctatcTACATAAAAcatttcatcttttgtttttttttttccttaaataatttttcttatgtttctctaataagaaaattttcttacacatgcagagcatgtcaTTTGAAATTAGTTTTAATTAGTAAGTGACATAATTCATAACTTGAGTGGAACAAGATAGATCATTCAGGAGTGTGTATTAATCttaggggtcgtgaccacttacccaatttcagcttaaaaattgcccacttactccactaagagttttttaaccccatttatccATTCTAACATCTACTGACAGTCTTGCCCCTATCTtttaattaaattgaaactcatctctcagactctctcctCCCcgactctatctctctctctccctgatCTCCACCttcagtttctctctctttctacctCCGGTCGACagccagactctctctctctctctctcctctaagACTCTTTCTCCttccagactctctctctctctctcctctaagACTCTTTCTCCttccagactctctctctctctctggtgcGCCGGTTTTCACACGgagaacaaaaaatcaaaacaatcaaTCAGAGATCGATGATCACCGTATGATTGGATCCGATCTTGTTCGGATCGTCGTCGTTGGCATTGAAATCGGAGCAGAACGGGCCGGAATTGAATGGCGACAATGTCGGTTTGCGATTTTGCTGTTGGTGTTTGATTCCGAGGATGAGCTTGTGCTTCTTCTTGGCGCGCTCGTCGTCGTCGtccggcggaggaggaggaggggcgTTAGGGTTGCCGTTGCTGCGAGTGGCTGGACGGGCGGGGCTGGCGACTCTAGGGTTGAGGAAATGGGGGTTTTGATGCTGCTGGAGGAAACGAGCCAGCTTCACACTCTTGGGTGCCcatagcactttttttttttttgtacactgTGAACCCCGAGAATGAGGAAggaattgcaatgtaactgtggggtttgtttgatggtctactggggggcaatatatagacacattattggcccccagtagactttgatatgagggacagggatcactatagtgtggtgttttgataagttacctgttgttttctgtgtattaaaatcaaattatctgtgaattctacaaaatggtgcatttttggtggtctattggggggcagtagagacattggactttgtattggagGCCAATGATCTACTATCTAATCAATAATGCAATAATATGATtcttggagggcaataatatgattcttgggggcaataatatgcatattaattgatcaattgtgcctgtagtgtattcattttggttttgggagattatgcaattcactgagagggcaataatatgattattggggggcaataatatgattactgggaggtaataatatggttattaattgatcaattgtgcttgtagtgtattcattttggttttgggagattatgcaattcactgagagggcaataatataattattggggggcaataatataattactgggaggtaataatatggttactaggtattattaggggcaataaattcagacaccggaatccggtcaacaGTACGGTGGCCGGATTCCTATCATTAgtcaccggattccggtcaccggtcgctggtcaccggagcacagcaaggtagaggatgacttttctctctaaatgagaaagaaggagagggcaaaaaagtcccaaaaataaataaaagaattaattgggtaaaggggaaataatctcttagagtgttttgggtaaatgaggttaaaaaactgttactGGAGTAAAtgggcaaattttaagctaaaattgagtaaatgatcatttccccttgaTCTTAACCCTTCACTCAACTCGGCTTTCGAGACCTCTAATAAATATCATGCGAAAAtaactttttttaaaaaaatttatatttcaagtTAGGAAATAGAGAAAATTTGTGAAaattcccaaataatccaaccaaagaaaattgagagatttggaaaacagaaaagaaactATTTTCCACCTAATAAAATCTAGTCGTTCATTGGCCTTAACAGATACGGACACCCGGACACACCCATATCATCATCATCGATTTCCCAGACCGCCATACCTCAAATACAGAGCCATATGTCTCAGCAATCTCCAAGGGACATGACAGTAATTTAACCACTCCAGAAACTAGTTCACCAAGAACATGCATGGTTTTCTGGCTCTACTGCCTCTAACACCACCACACCTCTATTTCTtcaacctctcttcttcttcttcttcaagatcTCTTCTTTACCTGCAAATCAGACCCAAATCTTCAACACCCATTCTGGGGTACCCCTCAAAAACCAACCTGAATCTCGTCGTGTTCTCCTCCCACTCTTCGAGTTTCTCGAATTTCAGTAGCAAACGACGACGCTTTGTTACGAGAGCGAGCCGCAGGGAGTCCCCGTACCAAGTTTTGGGGGTGTCTCCTTCTGCTACTGATGTCGAGATCAAAAAGGCGTATCGGAAACTTGCCCTCAAGTATCACCCAGATGTTAATAAAGAGGTTCGAGTTTAAAGTTCAAATTTTTAATTTCTGGGTAgttctttgttttcttgtttggtttactgaaaatagaaagaatTTGATTGAATTAGTTTTATCTAGTAAGCTCTTTCGTAACTGAATTTATCGGAAAATTGAAACAAGTGGTTTGTCTTTGTTGGAGTTCTGGTCGTAAAATACATGCAAAATGTTGGCCAGTTGTAGAAACTAAGGAGGAAGAAAGAGGATGTTAGTGTTGATTAGGAAAAGCAATTACATTCTAAGGGTGATTGCCCTTTTGACATTGTTGAGGCCATAAGCCTATAACCAGGCTAATGATGAGAGGTACGTTGAGGGGTGCTTGATTGATTGTGTGGATAGAAAGTGTCTCGATAACAGATGGTCTAATAATGCCAAACTAATTTTGTGTTTATGGCACCAACTGTCGGAGCTGTACTTTTAATTGTGTGTTGTGCTCTTCGGAATTTCCAATTTCCCTCTTTTGTATTGCCGGGTAGTGTAGTGGATATGAATTGGTTTTCTGATTCTGTGGTTTACCACATGTCTTCTATATGTAGTGATTCGAACTTCTAGTAATGGTTTCACCATTCCTAACTTTTCTATGCTGTACAGCCAAATGCGCAGGAGAAATTTATGAGGATTAAACATGCCTATAGTACATTGCTGAATTCAAAATCTCGGGGGAATTATGACTCTAATTATGGATCTGACTATTCCTATTCTGATTCTCAAAAGAGCCAAAGTAAGAAGGCTCAAGATGAAGAAGAGTTTTATGGATTCGGTAAGTGATTAGTAAACTTAAGTGCACATGAAAACCTGTCTGCTGTTTTACACAACTATTTTCGTTGTGAATCAGTCTAGTTCAATAATAAATATGTTTCGGTGAAAAATGACATGCTACTATTCAAGTATCAACCTTGGCAATTATCTTTATTATTTTGATGAATAAGCATGGGGGAAGATGTTAATAATTGGATCAGTCATTAAACTATCTTTTGGGCTAATGGCCATTCAAATCTGTACTATATATCCAAATAACTGGCTTCTTTGGAGACTGTGGAGTAACGTGTCTAGATAGACCAAGATATTGTACCTTGGACCAGTCTATAATATAGGTAAATTTTAGTGTGTTCTTATTATTAAGCCCTTCATTGTGCAGGTAATTTTGTGAGGGATGTTCAAATAACAATAGGTAGATATGTCCTCTCTGTGAGACATCAGACAGGCCTTAATGTTTGCTTGCATTGCCTCTTGTCTCAGCAAGCATCAATTTCATTTATCCTTTTTATCTTAAGTAAGATTATAGTGTGACAAGCCTTTTTGGTGCTACAGAGGACTTCTTTAAAGATATTCAAGCAGAATTCCagaactgggaagaaagtgctTCTACACAAGGAAAGCCAAGGAGTTTGTGGGAGGAATTGTCGGTGCGATATTATTAAGTTCTTGCTGAACTTGAAAACATGACTATGTTAATCCTTCTCCTTGTTGTTTTATGATACATATTTGCAAATGCCAAGTTAGCAGGAAAACCTCACTTATATTCTGTATTTATGCTTTGCAGGAAATTGGAGAAGAATTTGTAGAATTTCTTGAGAAAGAACTCAACATAACAGATCCAGAGGTTGGATCAGATAACATCAATGAAGGGCCTGAGAAGGGTCCATTCAGAAATTCTGGGAAAGAGACAACGGAAAGTGCAAGTAAAAAGGAAGCCAGTATGGGGGCTAGTATTGAAGAGAATATTGATGAGATAGAAGCTACTCTTGCTCAGCTGAAAAGGGAATTGGGATTGTAGCACAGAAATGCAGCTTTTGAATTCTTTAGGGAAACATTTTGATAAGGTGGAGGGGAAGAAAATAGGATAAGAAAAAGTAGAGGTAGAGGATTTAGCTAATCCTTTCAATCTTGGACGAATGATAGAAGGTTCTCAagtcaaaatataaaattacttACAGCATTCTTTAATTTCATATGAAAGCATTATGTAGAGTAAGATTACTAGTGTTTTGTCTCCAAGAGTGTTTAGGCTTGTATTGAAGCGTATGATTACAATTTCTCTTGTATTCAGATGTGGACATGTGAAAATCAAGTGCTGTCCTAAGGATTGTTGCCGTGAAGGCTTGGTCCTTGATATACTTGTATATATCCTGGTCCCTGTACCTAGATTCCATGCTTGAACGTGATTAATCAACTCTTTTAAGTTTCTAACCTTGTATTACAAATCTAGGATTCGCGAAGGAGTCAATTTTTCTATTTCCTACTCGGTTTTGTTCCTTCCAAGTACGAAAATTTTGTTGCCTTTTGGTTTTAATCACTGGTTGGGCAGTGCTATATATGGTTGAGTGGAGTAGGAACTTGCCTTGGTTTTCCAACAACTGTGCCCAAACGATCCTGCAATTACATACTGCTATCAAATGTGTTGTTGACAACAGGGAGTGCGATAATGCTGCAGGATTATGAAGTTCATGTATATCTGTTATGGTTGGATTTGAGTCAACAAAAGAAGTGTTTTCTTTAACCTTCTAGAGCCACAAAGGTATGATGTCGTTGACTTGCAAGAAGCTATGTTGCTTAGGACCAGGGAAGTGAAACTACTTTTTTCACAAACAGTATCTGACCCAGgcttttcattttctaatttttgtttccaattGTGCGTATTAGAAGGAGGATCCTAAAAGAAGAAAATCCATTTATGATGGAAAGCAATTGTGTGTTTCATGCATCTCTTACAATCCAAAGTGTTCCCAAGCATAAGGCAAAGGCAAAGGAAGATGGTTAAAGCTGACTTGGTCAATTTCTATTCCAGGAAATAACCATTCTTGTGTTGCAAGTAGCAGCAAGCTAAACTTAATGACTTCTCAGGCCACGTGTGAAAATGGAGCCCGTAAACAAACCAGCTAATTGACTTGTGGATCTTGTTGGTCGTCTAGACAAGAACCCCGGAAGAAAATGGCAGAACCCCATAATAAGTAGAGGACATTCAGAGACCTGAATTATTTCGACAGCGGAGGCAGTCCAAGAAACCCTTCTAATTTGTGAATTAGAGAACAATGGCTCAACTCGAACGTCCGCAAAGACATGGTGATGCTGAAACTACAATGACCTCTGATCACAAAAAACTTGCTGTCAACCCTACTATGGAACACTATCTTCGAGGTATCCCCATGCCATAATCTCAATAGAATCATACTTAGAAGACGATCCTAATTTGTCCATTACACCtgataaaataaataactaattGTGGAATTCGTTTATGATAATTGTGTGCTTACTCTTTTTTTGTACCCAGGAACTGAATTTTCAAGGTCGTCACCAACATCCTTATCATCTCCAGTTGGAAGCCATGATGCAGAAGAAGATCATAACCACCATCCCAAGAAATCAGTCCTCACCAAGGTGAAAGAGAAAGCTAAGAAACTGAAGCACTCACTCAGCTACAAGAAGAAACATCATGACAATGATAGCCATGAGACCGATAACATCACCCCTTCATGGAGTGCAAACTTGAATgataatgaagaggaagaagaagatgctgAATACCTAGGAGCCCCAAGTAATAGTCAATATATACAAaactttattaattattttcctATGCTTGTTCACCCTTTCAGAAGTATAATGCATCAGTGTCTTCTTGATGCTCCATTGTTCTCCTTTCTAATagttttgtgttattttcagtGTACAAATCAGAGATGGCACCTGAAGGATACAGGGAGACCGCAAAGTTAGCAACTCCTGTGGTTTCTGAGAAGCGTGTTTTGTCGAGCAGTGTCAGTCAGAGCTCTGGACAAAATAAGGAGCTGAATTCTCCTAGTTCTAACCAGATAGTAGCCGAAAGTGTGATCACGAAGCTTCCCAATGAGATATTTACTGGAATTGTTCTCACGAGAACTCTTAGTACTAACGAGACAGCAACAGGCACCACAGCCACAAAGCCTCATAGTCCTAAGAAGACAGCGAGTGAAACTTCTCCTAACAAGTCTCACAGTACTTCGCCTAACAAGCCTCACAGTCCCAGCAAGACAGTAACCGAAACTGGCGCCACAAAGACTCCTAGTCCTAAGAAGACAATAACTGAGACTGTGACCGAGAAGTTGGGAGCAGGCTATGCCACCGTATCGGAGAAGTTGGGAACAGGCTATGCCACCGTATCAGAGAAGTTGGGAACAGGCTACAACACAGCATCAGAAAAGTTGGGAACAGGCTACAATGCAGCATCAGAGAAGTTAGGACCAGCTTATGCCACAGTTACAGATGCAACACATGCAATTGCCTCCAAGATAGAAAGTCTCACTGTTTCACCACCAGTTACCACAACGAgagaaaatttcatttcttcACACCCAGATCTCACAAAAATACATGGTCTCACTGTTACAGCCCCACCACCTTCACAGAGCATTACAGCTCAGGAAGCTCCACAACCCTTGTCAGCATCAGCAGTCGAGCATAAGTCTTCGACTCGTGGAGCTCTAGAGGATCCACAACCTTCGTCAGCCCCAGCAGCTCCTGGAAAGACTACTGCCGAACAAAGATGGGATAAGGGTGTATCTGTAAAGGAGTATTTGATTCAAAAGTTTGAGCCCGGGGAAGATGAGAGAGCACTTTCACAAGTGATATCTGATGCAATGAGTCCGAGGAAAAGTCCTGGTGAAGCGGGTGTGGTGGAGAAGGTGAAAGGGGCTATAACTTCATTGCTTCGGAATGACGAATCCCCCAGAACTACTACTTCACAGTCAGCCTTGTCCCCATCGCAGTCAGCCTTGTCCTCATCACCACGCATTCCAATCTCTACCAATGCTTATGAAGGTAACTCCATgttctttccttcattcaaCCATACAATGATACAAAGTGCAAAGTGGTCTTTATAAAACTAAGGCTCACTTGATAAATATTTGGCATATTACACTGTCAGTTAATCTGAAATCAACAATTTTATTGATCCATAGTCCAGATTGATAGTCTAACAATTAAACTTCAACTATAGATTCTCTACGTGAAACTGAGTATCGAGCTGTATATTaaacttttgtttttggtacaATGTATCTTAAACTATTGTTGAAGTGATGATTCATTCTCATAGTCCTTTTTCAATGTATTGCAGTCGTTGAGGAAGAAAATCAGGGAAGAATACTTCAGGCTAATTGAAAGGTGAAATGCAACTGTTGATAATTAATCCTCTAGAGTTTAATTTGTACAAGTTTCTATACATGAATAAGTAGTTAACAAACATCATTTAGAATGTTTGTGTAAGCTTTGTATTGTGGACAATAAACCATTTTTCCGGCTCTGGAAGTTTAAAGATGTACATCAAATATTTGAACTGAATCCCTATGAGCAATCTTtgatactattttttttttttacacattaATTAACGTgttataggaaaatatgattcgaGAGATTGtatgtgttctattattgatgataggagctctttatatagggatttacagagtacatacaaggtaatagaatctgaatataactaggaaatctagaactttctcctattacaactctagaactaaaccctagtttgaagaggcacactagaattcaacatccttcaacactgccccttgtgccgctcaaacttggtgatgacgctttgattgttgcctcactaaaaaccttgtcaagtaacaaaaacctagtgggacaaaaataaccctggtcgaaggacaaaaagagcataacacgtccttcactctctgaaatcaaacatgtagacatcatccCTCCCCTTGATGTCAATGTCTCTccttgattgctacaatcacGGGAGTTCGGATAGCCTTCTCAATCCAATACTctttacatgtttctcgaatgtggatttaggtaattTAAGTCctctacattatcctctgattggatttgatttacttcaatttttagaagtgattgttgttgctgactGTAAAAGagcttaggcgatatatgcttggtgttgtcgcccttgatgaaacctaattttatttgctcaatacaagctgcattatcttcataaatgcttgtaggttcatttgtggtaaactttaaaccacaagttcctcgaatgtgtctaattacataccttagccatatgcattcacacacgacttcatgtagagcaataatctccgCATCATTCtaggaagtagcaacaatggtctgttttgtagacctccaatatatcgcagtgcttcccatggtaaaaacATAACCCTTTTGGGAATGATACCCTGcatgggttagagagatactctgcatcagcaaaactcaTCAAGACATTACTATCATTTTGATAGAGGGGAGGAGGAGTAGGACGCCAGCCACTATGTGCAGTGGCGTCAGCGGCTGTGTCACGGAAATTGGCTTTTTGCCTTATAGGGTCCGATCCCAAACTttcgtcatttcttttctctctgtagggataaaatagactcatatcaatcgtatctTTTAAGTattgaaagattgtctttacaccaatccaatggcgtcttGTTGGCAcggaactatgtcgagctaacaagtttactgcgattgagatgtccagtcttgtgcattgagctaagtacaataatgcgtctattgcacttaggtagggcacctCTAACAACTCTgcatcctcatcctttggactaaacggatcttttccgggctcaagacttcgACCAATCAtaggagtactcacaggctttgctttatcttcattaaagcgccttagtaatttctgagtgtatgctgactgatggatcataatctcatcactacggtgctcgatttctaatccgagacaaaaccgtgtcttcccaagatctttcatctcaaattcggatttcaagtacttaacAGTTTCTCTTAACTCATCTAGTGTTCCAattagattcatgtcatcgacataaactgctacgattgcaaatccggaacttgtccttttaataaacacgcatgggcatatttcgttATTTACATATccatttccaatcaagtagtcacttagacggttataccacatccgtccggattgtttcaatccatatagtgagcgtttcaatcttatagaAAACGCGTTCCgtagtttagagccacttgatttaggTAATTAAAGTCCATctagaaccttcatatatatatatatatatatatatatatctgaatctagatccccataaagatatactgtaaccacatccattagctgcatgtcaagtttttcgaaaaccaccaaactgataaggtagcggaacgttataatgtccattacaggagaataagTCTCCTCGTaatcgattctagggcgttgtgagaaaccttgagccacaaggcgggctttgtacctaacaacctcatttttctcattacgctttctaacaaagacccatttatggccaacaaggtttatatttgggggtgtcagcgttataggcccaaatacttgtctctttgttagtgaatccaattaagcctggatcgcatctttccatttaggccaatccgctctccgttaacattcttcaacagagcgaggttcgatatcatcatgttctatgatgccttgagcaatagaatatgcaaacgcATCATCAAGTATAATAGAGTTTCtcttcaacgtctcatgtacattagtgtaatgcatggagatctctctattctctggaattggttctgtaattggagcgtcccccaatgatgtctattagacataaccataattcggaatatcttcatgagacagattatctatatcgatgattaatggatctttttgtgccaaactcgctttctttcttgggcctCCCTCGTTTTCTTGCAGGGAGGTTGGCCTTAACCACAGTGCCATCTCTACTAGGGACGGCGGTGCCATGACTATCTCCCCTAGGTATGGCATCATATCCCCCACTTTTGGGgatatcaatccttgcaggcacgtttgtagtaggtatgtgtgatctcgtcagtttagcgatatcagaaaacgcatcaggcatcgaatctgctacgttctgaagattgagtattctccgcacttcaattttggactgtgcggttcggggatcaagatgagacaaagtggggatagaccatgACAATTTCTATCATTCATTTTGAACattagtgttcttatctcccctaacgacgggaagactgtctcatcaaagtgacaatctgcaaatctagcggtaaagag
It encodes:
- the LOC112166855 gene encoding flocculation protein FLO11, with the translated sequence MAQLERPQRHGDAETTMTSDHKKLAVNPTMEHYLRGTEFSRSSPTSLSSPVGSHDAEEDHNHHPKKSVLTKVKEKAKKLKHSLSYKKKHHDNDSHETDNITPSWSANLNDNEEEEEDAEYLGAPMYKSEMAPEGYRETAKLATPVVSEKRVLSSSVSQSSGQNKELNSPSSNQIVAESVITKLPNEIFTGIVLTRTLSTNETATGTTATKPHSPKKTASETSPNKSHSTSPNKPHSPSKTVTETGATKTPSPKKTITETVTEKLGAGYATVSEKLGTGYATVSEKLGTGYNTASEKLGTGYNAASEKLGPAYATVTDATHAIASKIESLTVSPPVTTTRENFISSHPDLTKIHGLTVTAPPPSQSITAQEAPQPLSASAVEHKSSTRGALEDPQPSSAPAAPGKTTAEQRWDKGVSVKEYLIQKFEPGEDERALSQVISDAMSPRKSPGEAGVVEKVKGAITSLLRNDESPRTTTSQSALSPSQSALSSSPRIPISTNAYEVVEEENQGRILQAN
- the LOC112166856 gene encoding chaperone protein dnaJ 20, chloroplastic isoform X2, with the translated sequence MHGFLALLPLTPPHLYFFNLSSSSSSRSLLYLQIRPKSSTPILGYPSKTNLNLVVFSSHSSSFSNFSSKRRRFVTRASRRESPYQVLGVSPSATDVEIKKAYRKLALKYHPDVNKEPNAQEKFMRIKHAYSTLLNSKSRGNYDSNYGSDYSYSDSQKSQSKKAQDEEEFYGFEDFFKDIQAEFQNWEESASTQGKPRSLWEELSEIGEEFVEFLEKELNITDPEVGSDNINEGPEKGPFRNSGKETTESASKKEASMGASIEENIDEIEATLAQLKRELGL
- the LOC112166856 gene encoding dnaJ homolog subfamily B member 8 isoform X1, producing MHGFLALLPLTPPHLYFFNLSSSSSSRSLLYLQIRPKSSTPILGYPSKTNLNLVVFSSHSSSFSNFSSKRRRFVTRASRRESPYQVLGVSPSATDVEIKKAYRKLALKYHPDVNKEPNAQEKFMRIKHAYSTLLNSKSRGNYDSNYGSDYSYSDSQKSQSKKAQDEEEFYGFGNFVRDVQITIEDFFKDIQAEFQNWEESASTQGKPRSLWEELSEIGEEFVEFLEKELNITDPEVGSDNINEGPEKGPFRNSGKETTESASKKEASMGASIEENIDEIEATLAQLKRELGL